A single region of the Pseudomonas mandelii genome encodes:
- a CDS encoding RidA family protein, whose protein sequence is MANQDITFTPDPDADSISSDVAGFGGMLVSTQIPTRADGSLELGDITLQSECTLQALKVALERAGSSMDRVLHLTIYLTDMADRAAFNEVYKRFFAKPWPVRAAVGVAALAVEGMRVEVTAMAAKA, encoded by the coding sequence ATGGCAAACCAAGACATCACGTTCACCCCTGATCCCGACGCGGATTCCATCTCCTCCGACGTCGCCGGTTTCGGCGGCATGCTGGTCTCCACCCAAATCCCCACCCGCGCCGACGGCAGCCTGGAACTGGGCGATATCACCCTGCAGAGCGAGTGCACGCTGCAGGCGCTGAAGGTCGCGCTGGAGCGTGCCGGCAGTTCCATGGACCGGGTGCTGCACCTGACCATCTACCTCACCGACATGGCCGACCGCGCCGCGTTCAACGAGGTTTATAAACGCTTCTTCGCCAAACCGTGGCCGGTTCGTGCCGCCGTCGGTGTGGCCGCCTTGGCGGTCGAAGGCATGCGCGTGGAAGTCACCGCGATGGCCGCCAAAGCCTGA
- a CDS encoding DMT family transporter — protein sequence MSTSQVVDRSLQGIGLCTLGYMFLTLQDAAIKWLVTDYSVVTILFWRSLVVVVACLLAGRLRLVQRAWRSPSRRLLVVRGLLSIVAWLLYYTAARDLSLAEMTTLYFSAPIMVTVLAAVILKERASGWQWFSLILGFVGVIIACRPSNIADPWPIVLTLLAAMCWAFTYIQLRQVDDQTSVLEQMLITNLVFVLCMTVALPWTFTLAPTPAWLGMLVAGLVGGIGQFLLFASFQRATATLLAPFEYTGLIWAFLLSSLIWGTLMDVSLMIGAGLIAVSGTLAMIFGRHPSQDVVGAECSVTQPLYPAATDVEAVGGAEGFGVEAPLDPESVEHRR from the coding sequence ATGAGCACCTCGCAGGTCGTCGACCGTTCGCTGCAGGGCATCGGCCTGTGCACCTTGGGGTACATGTTTCTGACGTTGCAGGACGCGGCCATCAAGTGGCTGGTGACCGATTATTCGGTGGTCACCATCCTGTTCTGGCGCAGCCTGGTGGTGGTCGTCGCGTGCCTGTTGGCCGGGCGCCTGCGCCTGGTCCAGCGGGCCTGGCGTTCGCCGAGCCGGCGCTTGCTGGTGGTGCGCGGTTTGTTGTCGATCGTGGCATGGCTGCTGTATTACACGGCCGCCCGGGACCTGTCGCTGGCGGAAATGACCACCCTGTATTTTTCCGCGCCGATCATGGTCACGGTGCTGGCGGCGGTGATTCTCAAGGAACGGGCCAGCGGCTGGCAGTGGTTTTCCCTGATCCTGGGGTTTGTCGGGGTGATCATCGCTTGTCGTCCAAGCAACATCGCCGATCCGTGGCCCATCGTGCTGACGCTGCTGGCGGCGATGTGCTGGGCGTTCACTTACATCCAGTTGCGTCAGGTGGATGACCAGACGTCAGTGCTGGAGCAGATGCTGATCACCAACTTGGTGTTCGTGCTGTGCATGACCGTCGCGCTGCCCTGGACGTTCACCCTGGCACCGACGCCGGCGTGGCTGGGCATGCTGGTTGCCGGTCTGGTGGGTGGTATCGGTCAGTTCCTGCTGTTTGCCAGTTTTCAACGGGCCACTGCCACCTTGCTCGCGCCGTTCGAGTACACCGGGTTGATCTGGGCGTTCCTGCTGTCGAGTCTGATCTGGGGCACATTGATGGATGTGTCGCTGATGATCGGTGCCGGCCTGATCGCGGTCAGCGGCACCCTGGCGATGATCTTCGGGCGCCACCCCTCACAGGATGTCGTCGGTGCTGAATGCTCCGTGACGCAGCCCCTTTATCCAGCAGCGACAGATGTGGAGGCCGTTGGCGGGGCTGAAGGTTTCGGGGTTGAGGCACCACTCGATCCAGAGTCCGTCGAGCATCGCCGATAA
- a CDS encoding manganese catalase family protein translates to MFLHNKRLQYTVRVAQPNPGLANLLLEQFGGAQGELAAASRYFTQALAEDDPGRKDLLMDIATEELSHLEIVGSIIVMLNKGAKGQLAEGVDEEGELYRAINGAGNDSHITSLLYGAGAPLTNSAGVPWSAAYVDTIGEPTADFRSNIAAEARAKIVYERLMNITDDPGVKEALGFLMTREIAHQLSFEKALHAIQPNFPQGKLPGMPEFSNVYFNLSQGEGSTRGPWNQGEDWNYVDDPQPAVDGGDGTASVQLSAEDEELLLAMKVRTMSDPESDPITGADLGAGLYGKPDA, encoded by the coding sequence ATGTTTCTACATAACAAACGACTTCAATACACCGTGCGTGTCGCCCAACCCAACCCGGGGTTGGCGAACCTTTTGCTCGAACAATTCGGCGGCGCCCAAGGCGAACTGGCGGCGGCGTCCCGCTACTTCACCCAGGCTTTGGCCGAGGATGATCCGGGAAGAAAGGATCTGCTAATGGACATTGCCACCGAAGAGCTCAGTCACCTGGAGATCGTCGGATCGATCATCGTGATGCTCAACAAGGGCGCCAAGGGTCAACTGGCAGAAGGGGTGGACGAAGAAGGCGAGCTGTACCGCGCGATCAATGGAGCGGGCAATGACTCGCACATTACCAGCCTGTTGTACGGCGCCGGGGCACCGCTGACCAATTCGGCCGGAGTGCCGTGGTCGGCCGCGTATGTCGACACCATCGGTGAGCCGACCGCTGACTTCCGCTCCAACATCGCCGCCGAGGCTCGCGCCAAAATCGTCTACGAGCGCTTGATGAACATCACGGATGATCCCGGGGTGAAAGAGGCGCTGGGGTTTCTGATGACGCGCGAGATCGCCCATCAACTCTCCTTTGAAAAAGCCCTGCACGCGATCCAGCCGAACTTTCCGCAGGGCAAGCTTCCCGGCATGCCGGAATTCAGCAACGTCTATTTCAACCTGTCCCAAGGCGAAGGCAGCACTCGCGGGCCATGGAACCAGGGCGAGGACTGGAATTACGTGGACGATCCACAGCCGGCAGTCGATGGCGGGGACGGCACGGCAAGCGTCCAGCTCAGCGCCGAAGACGAGGAGCTGTTGCTGGCCATGAAAGTCCGCACGATGTCTGACCCTGAAAGCGATCCGATCACGGGTGCTGACTTGGGGGCGGGCCTCTACGGAAAACCCGATGCGTGA
- a CDS encoding transporter substrate-binding domain-containing protein, with protein sequence MGNRRLANWMTGVACVLLAGMSAAQAQPIRFAVAAEPYPPYTEKQANGEWKGFEVDLIHKLCSEMKAECEIKEVAWDGIIPSLLAKKIDVIFSSMSVTEEREKQIAFSKAYYDSVIAIVGPKGSSVKTYPDDLKGKIIGVQNSTVSASYLKQYYEKIADVKYYDTQDSANADLIAGRIDLMMADGTAMAAFVQTPDARNSNLEYLGAVPYDPIFGKGVGAGLRKDDAELKARLDKAITSLLASKDYDDLSQHYFGTSVKPAF encoded by the coding sequence ATGGGAAATCGACGTTTGGCAAACTGGATGACGGGCGTGGCCTGCGTATTGCTGGCCGGGATGAGCGCGGCACAAGCACAACCTATACGGTTCGCAGTCGCAGCCGAACCCTATCCGCCGTACACCGAGAAGCAGGCCAACGGTGAATGGAAAGGCTTTGAAGTCGACCTGATCCACAAGCTGTGCAGCGAAATGAAAGCCGAGTGCGAGATCAAGGAAGTGGCGTGGGATGGGATCATTCCATCGTTGCTGGCGAAGAAGATCGACGTGATTTTCTCGTCGATGTCGGTGACTGAGGAGCGCGAAAAACAGATCGCCTTCAGCAAGGCGTATTACGACTCCGTGATTGCGATTGTCGGGCCGAAGGGCTCGTCGGTGAAAACGTATCCGGATGACCTCAAGGGCAAGATCATCGGTGTGCAGAACTCGACGGTGAGCGCCAGTTACCTCAAGCAGTACTACGAAAAAATCGCTGACGTGAAGTATTACGACACCCAGGACTCGGCCAACGCCGACCTGATTGCCGGTCGCATCGACCTGATGATGGCGGACGGTACGGCGATGGCAGCCTTCGTGCAGACCCCGGATGCCCGCAACAGCAACCTGGAATACCTGGGCGCCGTGCCGTATGACCCGATTTTCGGCAAAGGCGTGGGCGCCGGCCTGCGCAAGGATGACGCCGAACTCAAGGCCCGACTCGACAAAGCCATCACCTCTTTGCTGGCCAGCAAAGACTACGACGACCTGTCCCAGCATTACTTCGGCACCAGCGTGAAACCCGCGTTCTGA
- a CDS encoding DUF3618 domain-containing protein yields the protein MNSEFDIEAAKSPEAIEREIDAQRASIGNIVDALESKFTPGQMFDQALTMMQSNGTTFLTNLGTSVRNNPVPAVMTSVGLLWLMMSQNRPPSPRPGYRVGPDQNKVGEWADGLADGIDSARDHLHQTADTLKDGYQTIKGKAAHMGDNLGAATDTISHAVHDASDRLVRSSQVLGTQFSQLLKEQPLMVAAAGIALGAMLGAALPSTATEQRYMGKTSAGLADKVKQQAREGFEAVRDTVTKTTDHSDVETKPQGEYHAASDTPADLSRGLGTS from the coding sequence ATGAACAGTGAATTCGACATCGAAGCGGCAAAAAGCCCTGAAGCCATCGAGCGTGAAATCGATGCTCAGCGGGCGAGTATCGGCAACATCGTCGATGCGCTGGAAAGCAAGTTCACCCCTGGGCAGATGTTCGATCAGGCGCTGACGATGATGCAAAGCAACGGCACGACATTCCTGACTAACCTGGGCACCAGCGTTCGCAACAATCCGGTTCCCGCCGTCATGACATCCGTCGGTTTGCTGTGGTTGATGATGAGTCAGAATCGCCCGCCGTCACCCCGTCCAGGCTATCGCGTGGGCCCGGATCAGAACAAAGTCGGCGAGTGGGCCGACGGTCTGGCTGATGGCATCGACAGTGCCCGTGACCATTTGCACCAGACGGCTGACACGCTCAAGGACGGTTATCAGACCATCAAGGGCAAGGCCGCTCACATGGGCGACAACCTGGGTGCTGCTACCGACACCATTAGTCATGCCGTGCATGATGCCAGTGACCGGTTGGTCCGCAGTTCGCAGGTGCTGGGGACTCAATTCAGTCAGTTGTTGAAGGAGCAACCCCTGATGGTCGCCGCCGCGGGCATCGCGTTAGGTGCCATGCTGGGTGCGGCATTGCCTTCGACAGCGACCGAGCAACGCTACATGGGCAAAACCAGCGCCGGCCTGGCCGATAAGGTAAAGCAACAGGCGAGGGAGGGGTTCGAGGCTGTGCGCGACACCGTGACCAAAACCACCGATCACTCGGACGTAGAAACGAAACCGCAAGGGGAATACCACGCGGCCTCCGATACACCAGCCGATCTGTCACGAGGGTTGGGCACCTCATAA
- a CDS encoding M14 family metallopeptidase — translation MAQDISFSVRNNNGDPVQVGAWRFGGDGSGPMVHLQAGVHADEIAGMLVLHLLMQRLLVVEAEGRLKGSVTVVPQANPLGIGQFRQGRILGRFHDATGHNFNRAFDQSAAMEQPSTNVQEWQKSLVQLASTAQVMLDLHTDDEALPYLYVHRSFWPRARELAAAMKMDVAIIWDDGGDGSFEETIIAPWLRDGVTAQRMAATLELRGQGDVSDRLAEQDAAGLYAWLCSCGVIDEALSPGDWPVEVMEMGQMETILAPQPGVLIFEKELGDFVEEGQRFARILRRPGDPSSEVVLVAEQAGRMVTRYRDRLVSQGMVVAKFTGSRISRNWSGGLLDPN, via the coding sequence ATGGCGCAGGATATTTCGTTCAGTGTTCGCAACAACAATGGCGATCCGGTGCAGGTCGGCGCGTGGCGTTTCGGGGGCGACGGCAGCGGGCCGATGGTGCATTTGCAGGCGGGAGTGCACGCCGATGAAATCGCCGGGATGCTGGTGTTGCATCTGTTGATGCAACGGCTTCTAGTCGTCGAGGCCGAGGGCCGGCTCAAGGGCAGTGTGACGGTGGTGCCGCAGGCCAATCCCCTGGGTATCGGGCAGTTTCGCCAAGGGCGGATTCTCGGTCGCTTTCACGATGCGACCGGGCATAACTTCAACCGCGCGTTCGACCAGTCAGCCGCGATGGAGCAACCTTCGACCAACGTCCAGGAGTGGCAGAAAAGCCTGGTGCAACTGGCGTCCACGGCGCAGGTGATGCTCGACCTGCACACCGATGACGAAGCCTTGCCCTACCTCTACGTGCACCGTAGTTTCTGGCCCCGTGCCCGCGAATTGGCGGCGGCGATGAAGATGGACGTGGCGATCATCTGGGATGACGGCGGCGACGGCTCCTTCGAAGAAACCATCATCGCACCGTGGCTGCGTGATGGCGTCACCGCGCAACGCATGGCCGCGACCCTGGAGCTGCGTGGGCAGGGCGATGTCAGCGATCGGTTGGCCGAGCAGGACGCCGCGGGACTGTACGCCTGGCTGTGCAGTTGCGGGGTCATCGACGAGGCGTTGTCACCCGGTGACTGGCCCGTCGAAGTGATGGAAATGGGCCAGATGGAAACCATCCTCGCGCCGCAACCCGGGGTGTTGATCTTTGAAAAGGAACTCGGTGACTTCGTCGAGGAAGGGCAGCGCTTTGCGCGGATTCTGCGACGGCCCGGTGATCCGTCTTCCGAAGTGGTGCTGGTGGCCGAGCAGGCGGGGCGGATGGTCACACGCTATCGGGACCGGCTCGTGTCGCAGGGCATGGTGGTGGCGAAATTCACCGGGAGCCGGATTTCGCGCAACTGGAGTGGCGGGTTGCTGGACCCGAACTAG
- a CDS encoding aminotransferase class I/II-fold pyridoxal phosphate-dependent enzyme: protein MRFSPFVERISGDGVAAWDIHNAAFEAQRRGEDVIILSVGDPDFPTPDFITDAAIHALREGDTHYTEIAGRQALREAIAARYSVLFDREVTAPNVIISAGAQNALFITSMCLLNTGDEVIALDPMYVTYEATLKASGATLVRVPCSADSGFRLDAAVLAKAITPRTRALFFSNPNNPTGVVLNREELQAIADLAIEYDLWVVVDEVYESLTFEREHLSLAALPGMAERCVVIGSLSKSHAMTGWRTGWIVADEALVAHAETLVLSMLYGLPGFVMEAALKAVQAHEEVTHDMRDIYRRRRDLVVTSLSDCPGISVLTPDAGMFVLVDVRDTGLTSLEFAWRLLREARVSVLDAAAFGEPAQGFVRLSFTLGEERLAQACQRIRDFVRVLKGEAPRPVISRVICEAAVEPVKPKTMIEVDGLHKRFGNIEVLKGVSLTAREGDVISLIGASGSGKSTLLRCINMLEVPDQGRILVDGESIHLNFDRPGTPLVKDARQLVRIRSSLGMVFQNFNLWPHRTVLENLIEAPTQVLRESRAEATERAEALLERVGLAAKRNEYPAFLSGGQQQRVAIARALAMRPKVMLFDEPTSALDPELVGEVLRVIRSLAEEGRTMILVTHEMAFARDVSSQVAYLHQGLIEETGSPDDVFVHPRSERCRQFVNAHQTR, encoded by the coding sequence ATGCGGTTTTCACCCTTTGTTGAGCGGATTTCAGGCGACGGTGTAGCGGCCTGGGATATTCACAATGCGGCATTTGAAGCCCAGCGCCGTGGTGAGGATGTGATTATTCTCAGTGTCGGCGACCCGGATTTCCCCACCCCCGACTTCATCACCGATGCCGCGATTCATGCGCTGCGCGAGGGTGACACCCATTACACCGAGATCGCCGGTCGCCAGGCTTTGCGAGAAGCCATTGCCGCTCGGTACAGCGTGCTGTTTGACCGTGAGGTGACGGCGCCAAACGTCATCATTTCGGCGGGGGCACAGAACGCGCTGTTCATCACCTCGATGTGCCTGCTCAATACCGGCGACGAAGTGATTGCCCTGGACCCGATGTACGTGACCTATGAGGCAACGCTCAAGGCGTCCGGCGCCACGCTGGTGCGCGTGCCGTGCTCGGCGGATTCAGGTTTCCGGCTCGATGCCGCCGTACTGGCCAAGGCCATCACCCCGCGCACCCGGGCGCTGTTCTTCTCCAATCCGAATAATCCGACCGGTGTGGTGCTCAACCGCGAAGAGCTGCAAGCCATCGCTGATCTCGCCATCGAGTACGACCTGTGGGTCGTGGTGGACGAGGTCTATGAAAGCCTGACCTTCGAACGCGAGCACCTCAGCCTGGCCGCGTTGCCGGGCATGGCCGAGCGTTGCGTGGTGATCGGCAGCCTGTCCAAATCCCACGCGATGACCGGCTGGCGTACCGGTTGGATCGTTGCCGATGAAGCCCTCGTGGCTCACGCCGAAACCCTGGTGTTGAGCATGCTTTACGGTTTACCGGGCTTTGTCATGGAGGCTGCGCTCAAGGCAGTTCAAGCCCATGAAGAGGTGACCCACGACATGCGCGACATCTATCGCCGTCGTCGCGATCTGGTGGTGACCAGCCTGTCGGATTGCCCGGGAATTTCCGTGCTTACTCCCGATGCCGGCATGTTCGTGCTGGTGGACGTGCGTGACACCGGCCTGACCTCTCTGGAGTTCGCCTGGCGGCTGTTGCGCGAGGCGCGTGTCTCGGTGCTGGATGCGGCGGCGTTCGGCGAGCCGGCCCAAGGCTTTGTGCGGCTCTCGTTCACTCTGGGTGAAGAACGACTGGCCCAGGCTTGCCAGCGCATTCGCGACTTTGTGCGGGTGTTGAAAGGCGAAGCGCCGCGGCCGGTGATCAGCCGTGTGATCTGCGAAGCGGCGGTTGAGCCGGTCAAGCCCAAAACCATGATCGAAGTCGATGGCCTGCACAAACGCTTTGGCAATATCGAGGTCCTCAAAGGCGTTTCCCTTACTGCTCGCGAAGGTGATGTGATCTCACTGATCGGTGCCAGCGGCTCGGGCAAAAGCACCTTGCTGCGCTGCATCAATATGCTCGAAGTGCCGGACCAGGGGCGCATTCTGGTGGACGGCGAAAGCATTCACCTGAACTTCGATCGTCCCGGCACGCCGCTGGTGAAAGACGCCAGGCAACTGGTGCGTATCCGTTCGAGCCTGGGCATGGTGTTCCAGAACTTCAACCTCTGGCCCCATCGCACGGTGCTGGAAAACCTCATCGAGGCGCCGACCCAGGTCCTGCGTGAAAGCCGTGCGGAGGCCACTGAACGGGCCGAAGCCTTGCTCGAACGCGTGGGGCTGGCGGCCAAGCGCAACGAGTACCCGGCGTTTCTCTCCGGGGGACAGCAGCAGCGGGTGGCCATCGCCCGGGCCCTGGCCATGCGGCCCAAGGTCATGCTGTTCGATGAACCCACCTCGGCACTCGACCCGGAACTGGTCGGCGAAGTGCTGCGGGTGATCCGCTCCCTCGCGGAAGAAGGCCGGACCATGATCCTGGTGACCCATGAAATGGCTTTCGCCCGCGATGTCTCTTCCCAAGTCGCCTACCTGCACCAAGGGCTGATCGAGGAAACCGGTTCGCCGGACGACGTGTTTGTACACCCACGCAGCGAGCGTTGCCGACAATTCGTCAACGCTCATCAGACTCGCTGA
- a CDS encoding ZIP family metal transporter — protein sequence MSDHSSPARGPWRAWFAPGKSGSWLSILFWSTLVGVTALLLVSGYSALTGADRVNLRYAFLGGVSGFGATALGAVLAVVLRDIAARTQDIMLGFAAGMMLAASSFSLILPGIAAAQAICGNKLLAACVVVLGLGLGVALMIGLDRFVPHEHQKIGRKGPHAQRIKRVWLFVLAITLHNLPEGMAIGVSFANGDMKVGLPLTTAIAIQDIPEGLAIALALRVTGVSTLRAALIAVGSGLMEPLGAVVGLGISTGFALGYPVALGLAAGAMIFVVSHEVIPETHRNGHETPATLGLMLGFGLMMFLDTALG from the coding sequence ATGTCGGACCATTCTTCGCCTGCAAGAGGCCCCTGGCGCGCCTGGTTTGCCCCAGGAAAAAGCGGCAGTTGGCTGAGCATTCTGTTCTGGTCAACTCTGGTGGGTGTCACCGCTCTGCTGCTGGTCAGCGGCTACAGCGCCTTGACCGGGGCGGATCGAGTCAACTTGCGGTATGCATTCCTGGGCGGCGTCTCGGGTTTCGGCGCGACCGCACTGGGCGCCGTTTTAGCCGTGGTCTTGCGTGACATTGCCGCACGGACTCAGGACATCATGCTGGGTTTCGCCGCGGGCATGATGCTCGCGGCCAGCTCGTTCTCTCTCATTCTTCCTGGTATCGCGGCGGCGCAGGCCATTTGCGGCAATAAGCTGCTGGCGGCGTGTGTCGTGGTCCTTGGGTTGGGTTTGGGCGTGGCTCTGATGATCGGGCTGGATCGCTTTGTCCCCCATGAGCATCAGAAGATTGGTCGCAAGGGCCCGCACGCACAGCGCATCAAGCGAGTCTGGCTGTTCGTGTTGGCTATCACGCTACATAACTTGCCGGAAGGCATGGCCATCGGCGTCAGTTTTGCCAACGGGGACATGAAGGTGGGTCTGCCATTGACCACCGCGATTGCCATCCAGGACATCCCCGAAGGACTGGCCATTGCACTGGCGCTGCGAGTGACGGGTGTGTCGACGTTGCGGGCGGCGCTGATCGCGGTCGGCTCAGGGCTGATGGAGCCATTGGGCGCTGTCGTGGGACTGGGCATTTCCACCGGCTTCGCGCTGGGTTACCCGGTTGCCCTGGGCCTGGCGGCGGGCGCGATGATTTTCGTCGTCTCCCACGAGGTGATTCCCGAGACACACCGCAATGGACACGAAACCCCGGCGACGCTGGGCCTGATGCTAGGGTTCGGGCTCATGATGTTTCTCGATACGGCGTTAGGCTAG
- a CDS encoding ABC transporter permease, giving the protein MIPAWIVEYAALLGRGLQTTITILLISSVLGFALAVLVALARISKNKGIAKASQFYTSVLRGTPLLIQIYIFYYGLGSVFAQFPLIRGSFLWPYLRDGYWYIVFALVLSVGAYVGEVIRGGLLAVPKGEMEAASAFGMTPRQSLLRVRLPRALRLLLPTLAGETVMLLKSTALASTIAIVDLLGAANVVRAQTLQVYEPLLLVAGVYVCLTFLIEALFAFAERRGTPVRRSV; this is encoded by the coding sequence ATGATTCCAGCGTGGATAGTTGAATACGCGGCGCTGTTGGGCCGGGGACTGCAAACGACCATCACCATCCTGTTAATTTCCAGTGTGCTCGGTTTTGCGCTGGCGGTGCTGGTGGCGCTGGCGCGAATCTCGAAAAACAAGGGGATCGCCAAGGCCAGCCAGTTCTACACCAGCGTGTTGCGCGGTACGCCGTTGCTGATCCAGATCTACATCTTCTACTACGGGCTCGGCAGCGTGTTTGCGCAGTTCCCGCTGATACGCGGCAGTTTTCTCTGGCCGTATTTGCGCGACGGTTACTGGTACATCGTGTTCGCCCTGGTGTTGTCGGTGGGTGCGTATGTCGGCGAAGTGATTCGCGGCGGGCTGCTGGCGGTGCCAAAAGGCGAGATGGAAGCGGCCTCGGCGTTTGGCATGACACCGCGCCAATCGCTGCTGCGGGTGCGATTGCCTCGGGCGCTGCGGTTGCTGTTGCCGACACTGGCCGGGGAAACCGTGATGTTGCTGAAATCCACGGCGCTGGCCTCGACGATTGCGATTGTCGATCTGCTGGGTGCCGCGAACGTGGTGCGGGCGCAGACCTTGCAGGTTTATGAACCGTTGTTGCTGGTGGCCGGGGTCTACGTCTGTCTGACGTTCCTGATCGAGGCGCTGTTTGCCTTTGCCGAACGGCGCGGGACGCCTGTGCGCAGGTCGGTGTAA
- a CDS encoding phage holin family protein, protein MNREDPDFPGSRPVHAPDHDASVVGLLRQLSREVPALFTKELALAKAELQASLTTLKAGIAGVAGGAIVLLAGFIILLMSAVYGLSTVMAPWLAALIVGVVVMIVGFAMLQSGKKQFEPSHFKPDRTLDALNKDQEALRRKVS, encoded by the coding sequence ATGAACAGAGAAGATCCAGATTTTCCAGGCTCAAGACCGGTACACGCGCCGGACCATGACGCTTCGGTCGTCGGTCTGTTACGTCAGTTATCCCGTGAAGTGCCCGCGCTGTTCACCAAGGAACTGGCGCTGGCCAAAGCCGAACTTCAAGCCAGTCTCACAACACTCAAAGCCGGCATCGCCGGGGTCGCGGGAGGGGCGATTGTCCTGTTGGCGGGGTTCATCATTCTGTTGATGTCCGCAGTCTATGGCCTCAGCACCGTGATGGCGCCGTGGCTGGCGGCGCTGATTGTCGGCGTGGTGGTGATGATCGTCGGGTTCGCCATGCTGCAGTCCGGGAAAAAACAATTCGAGCCGTCCCACTTCAAGCCTGATCGCACGCTGGATGCCTTGAACAAAGACCAGGAAGCGCTGCGGAGGAAAGTCTCATGA
- a CDS encoding ABC transporter permease translates to MPAMFELINFSETGWGSALLKGLWMTLQISAGAFVVGLFIGLVVACLKLGAPKPIAALMRGYTTLFRAIPELLLILLLYYVGSMLLNSLMTQMGYGVVNVSGPLAAIVVLGLVQGAYASEIFRAAIQAIPFGQIEAAKAFGLSGFGLFRRVTLPIMAPYAMAGMANLWINLIKDSALISVVGTNELLYTAKQGAGSTRHYLLFYLTAAALYYAVTLVSNYLSGRLERRIRRWMPLAE, encoded by the coding sequence ATGCCAGCCATGTTCGAATTGATCAACTTCAGCGAAACAGGATGGGGCAGTGCGCTGTTGAAGGGTCTTTGGATGACCCTGCAAATCTCGGCCGGGGCTTTTGTGGTCGGGCTGTTCATCGGTCTGGTGGTGGCCTGCCTGAAGCTCGGCGCGCCAAAGCCGATTGCGGCGCTGATGCGTGGTTACACGACCTTGTTCCGGGCGATTCCGGAGTTGCTGTTGATCCTGCTGCTGTACTACGTCGGCTCAATGCTCCTCAATTCGCTGATGACGCAGATGGGCTACGGCGTCGTCAATGTCAGCGGTCCGTTGGCCGCCATCGTGGTGCTGGGGCTGGTGCAGGGCGCCTACGCCTCGGAGATTTTCCGCGCGGCGATCCAGGCGATCCCCTTCGGCCAGATTGAAGCGGCGAAGGCCTTCGGGCTGAGCGGTTTCGGTCTGTTCCGACGCGTCACGCTGCCGATCATGGCGCCGTATGCGATGGCCGGCATGGCTAACCTGTGGATCAACCTGATCAAGGACAGCGCCTTGATCAGTGTGGTCGGCACCAACGAGTTGTTGTACACCGCCAAGCAAGGGGCGGGTTCGACGCGTCATTACTTGTTGTTCTACCTCACGGCCGCGGCGTTGTATTACGCGGTGACGTTGGTGTCCAACTACCTGTCTGGACGGCTCGAGCGGCGTATTCGTCGCTGGATGCCTTTGGCTGAGTGA